Proteins from a genomic interval of Acidobacteriota bacterium:
- a CDS encoding hydrogenase maturation protease translates to MEQKRILIACIGNIFFGDDAFGVEVAHTLVNRPLPEEVLVCDYGIHGLDLAFALLDEYEAVILVSPLRQAGQPGTVYLIEPDPADISASTDQPMMIESYSLNPMRILAFAQSMGARLNRILLIGCDVETPRTPEAPALELSPPVQAAIPIAIEWIELLIPRILNQDFDTSCFNVATTRLKSVPISDWKT, encoded by the coding sequence ATGGAACAAAAGCGAATCCTCATTGCCTGTATCGGAAACATCTTTTTTGGCGATGATGCCTTTGGCGTTGAAGTCGCACACACTTTGGTAAATCGTCCCTTACCAGAAGAAGTGCTGGTGTGTGATTACGGCATCCACGGGCTGGATCTTGCGTTTGCACTCCTGGACGAGTATGAAGCGGTGATTCTGGTGAGCCCCCTCAGGCAAGCAGGTCAACCCGGCACCGTTTATCTCATTGAGCCGGACCCCGCCGATATCAGCGCCTCAACTGATCAACCCATGATGATCGAATCATACAGCCTGAACCCAATGCGGATCCTGGCCTTTGCCCAGTCAATGGGTGCCCGCTTGAATCGAATTTTGCTCATCGGATGTGATGTGGAAACACCTCGAACGCCTGAAGCCCCTGCCCTGGAATTAAGCCCCCCGGTCCAGGCAGCCATTCCCATTGCCATCGAATGGATTGAGCTTCTTATCCCGAGAATTCTCAATCAGGATTTCGATACCAGTTGTTTCAACGTGGCTACGACCAGGCTCAAGAGTGTTCCAATTTCGGATTGGAAAACTTAA
- a CDS encoding aldo/keto reductase, protein MEKRQFGKTDMQVSVLGFGGAEIGFEGAPVESVSELLNKALDAGLNVIDTASAYLVSEELIGQAVAGRRNDFYLFSKCGATDGFTKADWSKTGILSHIERSLNALRTDYLDLIQLHSCSEAELRKGEVIEALTEARQKGYARYIGYSGDGVAARYAIESGHFDALQTSVNIADQEAIELTLPLAAHRQLGVIAKRPIANAVWRRPTKPENSYHHTYWDRIQVLAYDFLNQDMNTSVSIALRFTLSQPGVHTAIVGTTNPNRWRENAALVAAGPLSPEAIEQIRARWHEVADSAWVGQV, encoded by the coding sequence GTGGAGAAACGACAGTTTGGAAAAACTGATATGCAGGTCAGTGTCCTGGGATTTGGCGGCGCTGAAATTGGGTTTGAAGGTGCACCGGTGGAATCAGTCTCAGAACTGTTAAATAAAGCGCTGGATGCCGGTTTAAATGTCATTGACACGGCTTCAGCCTATCTGGTGAGCGAAGAATTGATTGGTCAGGCCGTGGCTGGCCGACGAAATGATTTTTACCTTTTCTCCAAATGTGGTGCGACCGACGGTTTTACCAAAGCCGATTGGAGCAAGACTGGTATTTTGAGTCATATCGAACGCAGCTTGAACGCCTTGCGCACCGATTATCTGGATTTGATCCAGCTTCATTCCTGCTCTGAAGCCGAACTCCGCAAGGGTGAGGTCATCGAAGCCCTCACCGAAGCTCGTCAGAAAGGATATGCCCGCTATATCGGGTATAGCGGTGATGGGGTGGCGGCCCGGTATGCAATTGAAAGCGGTCATTTTGATGCCCTGCAAACCTCAGTCAACATTGCGGACCAGGAAGCGATTGAATTGACCCTGCCGCTGGCCGCACACCGCCAACTGGGTGTGATTGCAAAACGCCCAATTGCCAATGCCGTGTGGCGACGGCCAACCAAACCGGAAAATTCATATCATCACACGTACTGGGACCGCATTCAGGTGCTTGCCTACGACTTTCTCAACCAGGATATGAATACCTCAGTGTCCATTGCGCTCCGGTTTACATTGAGCCAGCCGGGTGTGCATACCGCCATTGTTGGAACGACCAATCCAAACCGGTGGCGGGAAAATGCGGCGCTGGTCGCCGCTGGACCGCTTTCACCCGAAGCAATCGAACAAATTCGCGCCCGATGGCATGAAGTCGCCGACTCAGCCTGGGTCGGCCAGGTGTGA